Proteins from one Syngnathus scovelli strain Florida chromosome 9, RoL_Ssco_1.2, whole genome shotgun sequence genomic window:
- the scap gene encoding sterol regulatory element-binding protein cleavage-activating protein isoform X1, with the protein MLLRPGNSSRAAVLGNVFQKSRHLNVSRRPLVGRPALLHGWELTPTVAMMLREQLREKIAAAFYRHGLLCATYPVLIILFTSVSILACCYPLLRLPIPGTGPVEFSTSVRDYSVPSHEPQGDLGEQPDWYQGPPVAYIQQVLLKAAVSPWDNSLVPVDVFRSPLGRVFGLLDEIRNHVHVDSSGVRSLESLCLQVSDLLPGLRRMRPVLPEHGCLLVSPANYWQNQRELFDADPDPLKTIQKHEPKGLHTSATLRDLLFGVPGKLTGVGQYNKKRVVTYTISMVLATYDARFLSSLRAHLKQLHPSTNCSLKNERMVHVHFKEEIGVAELIPLVTTYIILFAYIYFSTRKIDMVKSKWGLALAAVVTVLSSLLMSVGLCTLFGLTPTLNGGEIFPYLVVVIGVENVLVLTQSVVSTPVDLEVKLRIAQGLSNESWSIMKNMATELCIILIGYFTLVPAIQEFCLFAVVGLVSDFFLQMFFFTTVLSIDIRRMELVDLHGHMRTEDRLPAPKPSPLRSRSAPSPPRPLPHTITLQTSTRNLRPPKRLRLVYFLARTRLAQRIIMVSTVIWIGILVYTDPAGVRTYLAAQVSEQSPLGDDGGGLNPYLDVAPIFRGGIPTGTLTGRLTPDPTPLPDSQVQDLAGSKAEPVPQSSAAAPQITWGTEDEEGWRRLSFRHWPSLFSYYNITLAKRYISILPVIPVAIHLSPQEAIEGRHPQDTQHPMPPIPKVATDLQTDLTLYKVAALGLAAGVLLVLFLLCLYRLLCPRNYGQNGGRRRRGDRPCDGYGYWPPVSEISPLLLRGHSMDIECLASDGMLLASCCLAGQIRVWDAQTGDCLTVIPKHGLRRNSSRECIPNFSYEEPDPSMSGDSMSEDEGYQVRHRITPSRPPLFKDQPDLTPLIETNFTSTPACSPTSWPLRDGFDYGDLVADAYMAHKPPSPANFFCPSSSSPSFSSAPPRSRTKPSFGDAYDMAAPDLGGGGGGSVWALELRGNLIAAGRSNGKLELWDTADGRLRCTSEGTSGITALAFLNNRIVAARLNGSLDFFSLDVNKPLALLQYRGTPCLGGVPTSPCYSSEDAISCQLTRSVQCAHQKPITVLRAAAGRVVTGSHDHTVRVYRLEDSCCLFTLQGHSAGITSVYIDETMVLASGGQDGAICLWDVLTGNRVSHVYGHRGDVTSLVCAPLCIISSGLDDLICVWDRSTGIKLYCIQQEAGCGSSLGLISDSLLVTGGLGCVSFWDLNYGDLIQTVYLGPSSDGQGVRQLLVLNNAAIVCDFGSELSLVFVPSVLEKLD; encoded by the exons ATGCTGCTGAGACCTGGAAATTCCTCCAGGGCTGCCGTTTTAGGAAACGTTTTTCAAAAGAG CAGGCACCTGAATGTCTCGCGGCGTCCGCTGGTTGGGCGCCCCGCTCTCCTCCATGGCTGGGAGTTGACGCCGACCGTCGCGATGATGCTGCGCGAGCAGCTGAGGGAGAAGATCGCGGCGGCCTTCTACCGCCACGGGCTGTTGTGCGCCACCTACCCGGTGCTCATCATCCTCTTCACCTCAGTCAGCATCCTCGCCTGCTG CTATCCATTACTGAGGCTCCCTATCCCCGGCACGGGCCCTGTGGAGTTCAGCACGAGCGTGCGGGACTACAGCGTTCCTTCACACGAGCCTCAAGGAGACCTCGGTGAACAACCTGACTGG TACCAGGGACCTCCGGTGGCGTACATCCAGCAAGTGTTGCTGAAGGCGGCGGTGTCGCCATGGGACAACAGCCTGGTGCCGGTGGACGTCTTTCGCTCGCCGCTGGGGCGAGTCTTCGGCCTGTTGGACGAGATCCGCAACCACGTCCACGTCGACAG CTCGGGCGTTCGCAGCCTGGAGTCGCTTTGCCTACAGGTGAGCGACCTGCTGCCGGGTTTGCGGCGGATGCGCCCGGTGCTGCCGGAGCACGGCTGCCTGCTGGTCTCGCCCGCCAATTACTGGCAGAACCAACGCGAACTCTTCGACGCTGACCCCGACCCCTTGAAGACAATCCAGAAGCACGAGCCCAAAGGCCTGCACACCTCGGCCACGCTCAGAG ACCTTCTGTTCGGCGTTCCCGGGAAACTCACAGGCGTCGGTCAATACAACAAGAAGCGAGTGGTGACGTACACCATCAGCATGGTGCTGGCCACCTATGACGCAAG GTTCCTGAGCAGCCTTCGCGCTCATTTGAAGCAGCTGCACCCGTCCACCAACTGCAGCCTGAAGAACGAGCGCATGGTCCACGTGCATTTCAAGGAGGAGATCGGCGTGGCCGAGCTCATCCCGCTGGTCACCACCTACATCATCCTCTTTGCCTACATCTACTTCTCCACGC GTAAGATCGACATGGTCAAGTCCAAGTGGGGTCTGGCTCTGGCAGCTGTGGTTACCGTGCTGAGCTCGCTGCTCATGTCGGTCGGCCTGTGTACGCTCTTTGGCCTCACGCCCACTCTCAACGGAGG AGAGATCTTTCCATACCTGGTGGTGGTGATTGGTGTGGAGAACGTCTTGGTCCTCACCCAATCTGTGGTGTCCACACCGGTCGATCTGGAGGTCAAGCTGCGCATCGCTCAGG GCCTGAGTAACGAGAGCTGGTCCATCATGAAGAACATGGCTACCGAGCTGTGCATCATCCTTATTGGATACTTCACGCTGGTGCCAGCCATCCAG GAGTTCTGCCTGTTTGCCGTGGTGGGTCTTGTGTCCGACTTCTTCCTGCAGATGTTCTTCTTCACCACCGTGTTGTCCATAGACATCCGCCGCATGGAG CTGGTGGACCTGCATGGGCACATGCGGACCGAGGACAGGCTGCCGGCGCCCAAGCCCTCCCCTCTGCGATCACGGTCGGCGCCATCTCCGCCGAGGCCGCTTCCTCACACCATCACCCTGCAGACCTCCACCAGGAACCTGCGTCCTCCCAAGAGGCTGCGACTGGTCTACTTCCTGGCACGTACGCGCCTGGCTCAACGCATCATTATG GTCAGCACGGTGATCTGGATCGGCATCCTGGTCTATACCGACCCAGCCGGAGTGCGCACCTACCTGGCCGCGCAAGTGTCGGAGCAAAGTCCCCTGGGAGACGACGGCGGCGGTCTGAACCCCTATCTGGACGTGGCGCCCATTTTCCGCGGAGGAATCCCGACCGGCACCCTCACTGGCCGCCTGACGCCGGACCCGACGCCCTTGCCTGACAGTCAAGTGCAGGACCTGGCGGGCTCCAAAGCGGAACCCGTCCCCCAGTCTTCTGCGGCTGCACCCCAGATCACCTGGGGGACTGAAGATGAAGAAGGATGGAGGAGACTCTCCTTTAGGCACTGGCCTTCACTCTTCAGCTACTACAACATCACTTTAGCCAAGAG GTATATCAGCATCTTGCCTGTCATCCCCGTTGCCATTCACCTGAGCCCTCAGGAAGCCATCGAGGGGCGCCACCCTCAGGACACGCAACACCCTATGCCGCCCATTCCCAAGGTGGCGACCGACCTCCAGACGGACCTGACGCTCTACAA GGTGGCGGCGCTGGGCCTGGCGGCCGGCGTCCTACTGGTTCTTTTCCTTCTCTGTCTCTACCGGCTTCTCTGCCCGCGCAACTACGGCCAGAACGGCGGGCGCCGGCGCCGAGGGGACCGGCCTTGCGACGGCTATGGATACTGGCCGCCCGTCAGCGAGATCTCGCCGCTCCTCTTGCGGGGTCACAGCATG GACATTGAGTGTCTGGCCAGTGACGGGATGCTGCTGGCCAGCTGCTGCTTGGCCGGACAGATTCGGGTTTGGGATGCTCAGACAGGAGACTGCCTGACCGTCATCCCCAAGCACGG GTTGAGGCGGAACAGCAGTCGGGAGTGCATCCCAAACTTTAGCTACGAAGAACCCGACCCCTCCATGAGCGGCGACAGCATGTCTGAGGACGAGGGCTACCAAGTGAGGCACCGCATCACGCCAAGCCGGCCGCCCCTCTTCAAAGACCAGCCGGACCTGACACCGCTCATCGAAACCAACTTCACCTCCACGCCAGCTTGTTCCCCCACGTCATGGCCCCTCCGGGACGGTTTCGACTACGGTGACCTTGTGGCGGACGCCTACATGGCGCACAAGCCGCCCTCGCCAGCTAACTTCTTCTGCCCCTCCTCGTCCTCGCCGTCCTTCTCCAGCGCGCCTCCTCGCAGCCGCACAAAGCCAAGCTTCGGGGATGCCTACGACATGGCGGCCCCGGACttaggtggcggcggcggcggttccGTGTGGGCGCTGGAGCTTAGGGGGAATCTCATCGCCGCTGGGCGGAGCAATGGAAAACTGGAG CTGTGGGACACGGCCGATGGCCGCCTGCGGTGCACCAGTGAGGGCACCTCCGGCATTACGGCGCTGGCCTTCCTCAACAACAG AATTGTGGCGGCGCGTCTGAACGGCTCTCTGGATTTCTTCAGCCTGGACGTCAACAAACCTCTCGCTCTGCTTCAGTATCGAG GCACTCCCTGCCTGGGCGGCGTCCCCACGTCGCCCTGCTACAGCAGCGAGGACGCCATAAGCTGTCAGCTGACGCGCTCGGTGCAGTGCGCCCACCAGAAGCCCATCACGGTGCTGAGGGCCGCCGCCGGCAGGGTGGTCACCGGCAGCCACGACCATACTGTGCga GTTTATCGTCTGGAGGACTCATGCTGCCTCTTCACACTGCAGGGCCACTCGGCAGGCATCACCTCTGTCTACATcgatgag ACAATGGTCTTGGCGAGCGGAGGCCAGGACGGCGCCATCTGCCTGTGGGACGTCCTGACGGGAAACCGCGTCAGCCATGTTTACGGTCATCGTGGCGACGTCACCTCCCTGGTGTGCGCGCCGCTTTGTATTATCAGCTCGGGTTTGGATGACCTCATCTGTGTATGGGATCGGAGTACTGGCATCAAACTATACTGTAtacagcag GAGGCCGGCTGCGGTTCCAGCCTGGGTCTGATCTCAGACTCTCTCCTGGTGACTGGTGGTCTGGGCTGTGTCTCCTTCTGGGACTTGAACTATGGAGACTTGATCCAGACGGTCTACTTAGGTCCCAGTAGTGACGGTCAGGGCGTGAGGCAGCTACTTGTCCTCAACAACGCCGCCATCGTTTGCGACTTTGGCAGCGAGCTCAGTCTGGTGTTCGTACCGTCGGTTTTGGAGAAACTGGACTGA
- the scap gene encoding sterol regulatory element-binding protein cleavage-activating protein isoform X2, with protein sequence MHLNVSRRPLVGRPALLHGWELTPTVAMMLREQLREKIAAAFYRHGLLCATYPVLIILFTSVSILACCYPLLRLPIPGTGPVEFSTSVRDYSVPSHEPQGDLGEQPDWYQGPPVAYIQQVLLKAAVSPWDNSLVPVDVFRSPLGRVFGLLDEIRNHVHVDSSGVRSLESLCLQVSDLLPGLRRMRPVLPEHGCLLVSPANYWQNQRELFDADPDPLKTIQKHEPKGLHTSATLRDLLFGVPGKLTGVGQYNKKRVVTYTISMVLATYDARFLSSLRAHLKQLHPSTNCSLKNERMVHVHFKEEIGVAELIPLVTTYIILFAYIYFSTRKIDMVKSKWGLALAAVVTVLSSLLMSVGLCTLFGLTPTLNGGEIFPYLVVVIGVENVLVLTQSVVSTPVDLEVKLRIAQGLSNESWSIMKNMATELCIILIGYFTLVPAIQEFCLFAVVGLVSDFFLQMFFFTTVLSIDIRRMELVDLHGHMRTEDRLPAPKPSPLRSRSAPSPPRPLPHTITLQTSTRNLRPPKRLRLVYFLARTRLAQRIIMVSTVIWIGILVYTDPAGVRTYLAAQVSEQSPLGDDGGGLNPYLDVAPIFRGGIPTGTLTGRLTPDPTPLPDSQVQDLAGSKAEPVPQSSAAAPQITWGTEDEEGWRRLSFRHWPSLFSYYNITLAKRYISILPVIPVAIHLSPQEAIEGRHPQDTQHPMPPIPKVATDLQTDLTLYKVAALGLAAGVLLVLFLLCLYRLLCPRNYGQNGGRRRRGDRPCDGYGYWPPVSEISPLLLRGHSMDIECLASDGMLLASCCLAGQIRVWDAQTGDCLTVIPKHGLRRNSSRECIPNFSYEEPDPSMSGDSMSEDEGYQVRHRITPSRPPLFKDQPDLTPLIETNFTSTPACSPTSWPLRDGFDYGDLVADAYMAHKPPSPANFFCPSSSSPSFSSAPPRSRTKPSFGDAYDMAAPDLGGGGGGSVWALELRGNLIAAGRSNGKLELWDTADGRLRCTSEGTSGITALAFLNNRIVAARLNGSLDFFSLDVNKPLALLQYRGTPCLGGVPTSPCYSSEDAISCQLTRSVQCAHQKPITVLRAAAGRVVTGSHDHTVRVYRLEDSCCLFTLQGHSAGITSVYIDETMVLASGGQDGAICLWDVLTGNRVSHVYGHRGDVTSLVCAPLCIISSGLDDLICVWDRSTGIKLYCIQQEAGCGSSLGLISDSLLVTGGLGCVSFWDLNYGDLIQTVYLGPSSDGQGVRQLLVLNNAAIVCDFGSELSLVFVPSVLEKLD encoded by the exons at GCACCTGAATGTCTCGCGGCGTCCGCTGGTTGGGCGCCCCGCTCTCCTCCATGGCTGGGAGTTGACGCCGACCGTCGCGATGATGCTGCGCGAGCAGCTGAGGGAGAAGATCGCGGCGGCCTTCTACCGCCACGGGCTGTTGTGCGCCACCTACCCGGTGCTCATCATCCTCTTCACCTCAGTCAGCATCCTCGCCTGCTG CTATCCATTACTGAGGCTCCCTATCCCCGGCACGGGCCCTGTGGAGTTCAGCACGAGCGTGCGGGACTACAGCGTTCCTTCACACGAGCCTCAAGGAGACCTCGGTGAACAACCTGACTGG TACCAGGGACCTCCGGTGGCGTACATCCAGCAAGTGTTGCTGAAGGCGGCGGTGTCGCCATGGGACAACAGCCTGGTGCCGGTGGACGTCTTTCGCTCGCCGCTGGGGCGAGTCTTCGGCCTGTTGGACGAGATCCGCAACCACGTCCACGTCGACAG CTCGGGCGTTCGCAGCCTGGAGTCGCTTTGCCTACAGGTGAGCGACCTGCTGCCGGGTTTGCGGCGGATGCGCCCGGTGCTGCCGGAGCACGGCTGCCTGCTGGTCTCGCCCGCCAATTACTGGCAGAACCAACGCGAACTCTTCGACGCTGACCCCGACCCCTTGAAGACAATCCAGAAGCACGAGCCCAAAGGCCTGCACACCTCGGCCACGCTCAGAG ACCTTCTGTTCGGCGTTCCCGGGAAACTCACAGGCGTCGGTCAATACAACAAGAAGCGAGTGGTGACGTACACCATCAGCATGGTGCTGGCCACCTATGACGCAAG GTTCCTGAGCAGCCTTCGCGCTCATTTGAAGCAGCTGCACCCGTCCACCAACTGCAGCCTGAAGAACGAGCGCATGGTCCACGTGCATTTCAAGGAGGAGATCGGCGTGGCCGAGCTCATCCCGCTGGTCACCACCTACATCATCCTCTTTGCCTACATCTACTTCTCCACGC GTAAGATCGACATGGTCAAGTCCAAGTGGGGTCTGGCTCTGGCAGCTGTGGTTACCGTGCTGAGCTCGCTGCTCATGTCGGTCGGCCTGTGTACGCTCTTTGGCCTCACGCCCACTCTCAACGGAGG AGAGATCTTTCCATACCTGGTGGTGGTGATTGGTGTGGAGAACGTCTTGGTCCTCACCCAATCTGTGGTGTCCACACCGGTCGATCTGGAGGTCAAGCTGCGCATCGCTCAGG GCCTGAGTAACGAGAGCTGGTCCATCATGAAGAACATGGCTACCGAGCTGTGCATCATCCTTATTGGATACTTCACGCTGGTGCCAGCCATCCAG GAGTTCTGCCTGTTTGCCGTGGTGGGTCTTGTGTCCGACTTCTTCCTGCAGATGTTCTTCTTCACCACCGTGTTGTCCATAGACATCCGCCGCATGGAG CTGGTGGACCTGCATGGGCACATGCGGACCGAGGACAGGCTGCCGGCGCCCAAGCCCTCCCCTCTGCGATCACGGTCGGCGCCATCTCCGCCGAGGCCGCTTCCTCACACCATCACCCTGCAGACCTCCACCAGGAACCTGCGTCCTCCCAAGAGGCTGCGACTGGTCTACTTCCTGGCACGTACGCGCCTGGCTCAACGCATCATTATG GTCAGCACGGTGATCTGGATCGGCATCCTGGTCTATACCGACCCAGCCGGAGTGCGCACCTACCTGGCCGCGCAAGTGTCGGAGCAAAGTCCCCTGGGAGACGACGGCGGCGGTCTGAACCCCTATCTGGACGTGGCGCCCATTTTCCGCGGAGGAATCCCGACCGGCACCCTCACTGGCCGCCTGACGCCGGACCCGACGCCCTTGCCTGACAGTCAAGTGCAGGACCTGGCGGGCTCCAAAGCGGAACCCGTCCCCCAGTCTTCTGCGGCTGCACCCCAGATCACCTGGGGGACTGAAGATGAAGAAGGATGGAGGAGACTCTCCTTTAGGCACTGGCCTTCACTCTTCAGCTACTACAACATCACTTTAGCCAAGAG GTATATCAGCATCTTGCCTGTCATCCCCGTTGCCATTCACCTGAGCCCTCAGGAAGCCATCGAGGGGCGCCACCCTCAGGACACGCAACACCCTATGCCGCCCATTCCCAAGGTGGCGACCGACCTCCAGACGGACCTGACGCTCTACAA GGTGGCGGCGCTGGGCCTGGCGGCCGGCGTCCTACTGGTTCTTTTCCTTCTCTGTCTCTACCGGCTTCTCTGCCCGCGCAACTACGGCCAGAACGGCGGGCGCCGGCGCCGAGGGGACCGGCCTTGCGACGGCTATGGATACTGGCCGCCCGTCAGCGAGATCTCGCCGCTCCTCTTGCGGGGTCACAGCATG GACATTGAGTGTCTGGCCAGTGACGGGATGCTGCTGGCCAGCTGCTGCTTGGCCGGACAGATTCGGGTTTGGGATGCTCAGACAGGAGACTGCCTGACCGTCATCCCCAAGCACGG GTTGAGGCGGAACAGCAGTCGGGAGTGCATCCCAAACTTTAGCTACGAAGAACCCGACCCCTCCATGAGCGGCGACAGCATGTCTGAGGACGAGGGCTACCAAGTGAGGCACCGCATCACGCCAAGCCGGCCGCCCCTCTTCAAAGACCAGCCGGACCTGACACCGCTCATCGAAACCAACTTCACCTCCACGCCAGCTTGTTCCCCCACGTCATGGCCCCTCCGGGACGGTTTCGACTACGGTGACCTTGTGGCGGACGCCTACATGGCGCACAAGCCGCCCTCGCCAGCTAACTTCTTCTGCCCCTCCTCGTCCTCGCCGTCCTTCTCCAGCGCGCCTCCTCGCAGCCGCACAAAGCCAAGCTTCGGGGATGCCTACGACATGGCGGCCCCGGACttaggtggcggcggcggcggttccGTGTGGGCGCTGGAGCTTAGGGGGAATCTCATCGCCGCTGGGCGGAGCAATGGAAAACTGGAG CTGTGGGACACGGCCGATGGCCGCCTGCGGTGCACCAGTGAGGGCACCTCCGGCATTACGGCGCTGGCCTTCCTCAACAACAG AATTGTGGCGGCGCGTCTGAACGGCTCTCTGGATTTCTTCAGCCTGGACGTCAACAAACCTCTCGCTCTGCTTCAGTATCGAG GCACTCCCTGCCTGGGCGGCGTCCCCACGTCGCCCTGCTACAGCAGCGAGGACGCCATAAGCTGTCAGCTGACGCGCTCGGTGCAGTGCGCCCACCAGAAGCCCATCACGGTGCTGAGGGCCGCCGCCGGCAGGGTGGTCACCGGCAGCCACGACCATACTGTGCga GTTTATCGTCTGGAGGACTCATGCTGCCTCTTCACACTGCAGGGCCACTCGGCAGGCATCACCTCTGTCTACATcgatgag ACAATGGTCTTGGCGAGCGGAGGCCAGGACGGCGCCATCTGCCTGTGGGACGTCCTGACGGGAAACCGCGTCAGCCATGTTTACGGTCATCGTGGCGACGTCACCTCCCTGGTGTGCGCGCCGCTTTGTATTATCAGCTCGGGTTTGGATGACCTCATCTGTGTATGGGATCGGAGTACTGGCATCAAACTATACTGTAtacagcag GAGGCCGGCTGCGGTTCCAGCCTGGGTCTGATCTCAGACTCTCTCCTGGTGACTGGTGGTCTGGGCTGTGTCTCCTTCTGGGACTTGAACTATGGAGACTTGATCCAGACGGTCTACTTAGGTCCCAGTAGTGACGGTCAGGGCGTGAGGCAGCTACTTGTCCTCAACAACGCCGCCATCGTTTGCGACTTTGGCAGCGAGCTCAGTCTGGTGTTCGTACCGTCGGTTTTGGAGAAACTGGACTGA